TCCCTTTTGACTGGGAAAAGAAGCCTGGAACTCCCAAATCCAAGAACCAAAGTgaagacaacaacaaaaatgatgGTGATCTTGATGATTATAATGAGGATTTTGAGTTCGACTTTAGTGGTCAATTAGAAAGAACTTCTTTATCAGCTGAAGAACTATTTGACGGTGGAAAGATCAAGCCTTTGAAGCCACCACCTGGCTATGATTCTTCAGTTTCTTCTCCAAGGTCTCCAAGATCACCTAGATCAAGAGCCacaaaaaagaaggaatttGACCCCTTTCAAGCTGCCATTGAAGAGACATGTAGAGGAGAAGTTAAACTACAAATTAATCAACAAGGCCAAGCTCCCCATCAACGTGGAAGAGGCAGAAGCTGTGGTAGTGGTTCCTCATTTTCAGGTTCTATACGTAAAGGAAGCAGATCTTTATCTCCTTTAAGAGTCTCAGACATCACGTTTCATCAAGAAGAGAATTCCCagaattcaaataatatttcttctaCAGCAAGCACCCCTAAATCATCTTACACGTCTTCTATCTTATCCGCAATATCATTCACATCGAAAAGGTACAAGAAATGGAAGCTGAAGGACTTATTGCTATTCAGAAGTGCATCAGAAGGAAGCAGGACGACAAGCTGCAATGACCCGTTAACAAAATATTCAGTCTTGTCCAAAAAAGAAGTGGCAGAGGATGTCAAGAATTCTAGCTTTCGGTCTACAGATAGTATAGGAAGTTCCAGGAGGAGATCAGGGCCTATATCAGCTCATGAGGTGCATTACACAGTGAACAGGGCGGTTTCagaggaaatgaaaaggaaaacgTTCTTACCTTACAAGCAAGGTTTATTGGGGTGCTTGGGATTCAATCGGGCTGCAAGTGTGCATGAGATCTCTAGAGGTGTTAGGTCCTTGACACGTGGATGATTCAGATCAACTCAATctgggttttcttcttcttcttcttttgtgatttgaattttaatggtTAGCTTGATATATTTGTTATACATGATTATAATGGTGCTTTGTATGGAAATACGACATAATTAATGAAGACATCTACAAGATTACAAATGTGAACAGAACGCTGCTCGTGTTTGGCTGTGTCTGAGATGTGGTTTACCAAGTAAAAGATTCAAAATAGAATGCGGTTGTTGTGCTTATCTCTAAATTTGGCATCGACGTTTTCTAATGTCTTCTGGTAAAAGGTTCGATATGGACAAATTTGACTGAACATAATAATTATTTCATCGCTTTGCTCTGCAGTAAGAAATATTCTGGCATTGCAATTTTGGACCACATTGTATTCCATGGTGATACTTGCCTTGTAGGGAAAGTTCATATATACCAGTCATAAGAAAACAGAGCCCGCTGAACTAAAATGAGCTGAAATGGGTTTTAAGCAACACAGATCAATGAACTAAACAAGAAAACACAAGTAGCATTAAAGTGAATAGTTTTCTGAATGAGATCTTCAAGCCATTTCTAGAAAGGATCAAGAGGTCCATTTGATAATAAATTTCATTACATGAGCAGAGTACATGTGGACCAATTGAATCATATCATAGAGATTTATAATGGCACTCAACAGTAACAATGAGATTCACTGCACCAACCATTTAAACAATTTCATCGATTAAAAAGTTTCCCATCTAAAAATACGCATCACCAGCTAGAAAGTTGAAATGTTGGAGAATGATAACACAACATGGCATTAGCCGAAAAACTAAAGGGAAGCAGTGCACTACACATGGGTGGAAAAGGGATTTCCCTAACATAATCATCATGTTAGTGGAATAATTACGCTCATGACGTTAAACAGTGTAAAGGTCTGTGATTGGTATATTGGCACCAATAGTCAAACGAAAGGTGGAGGAATCAAtcactcaaaaaacaaaataaaactaacaaagCTTGTCCTTTCCTGCATTTTATGACCATGATTTGCTCATCACTACAACCTGTAATGATGAACAGTCGAGGAAGCAGCttttgtttaaaatgttttaggcTCTCAGATATGTGCATATAATATATTGtcttaaaaaatgcaaaattagAGTGCTGCAACTTAGTGTACTGTTGTGCTTGAAGAGtttgaaacaaaagaaacaaggtTGCTAATTGCTAAAGCATACAGCTAAAAAAATCCCTTAACAATGAAGCATATATTGGCTGCTATACCCAGTGATGCTGACATGTTTGATTTCTAAATTAAACGttcataatgatttttaaaatcaatgctttgttttttattacagCTAGGCCAAACATACACTAAACTTCAAATTAGAACTGGTCAGTTCGGTTACACCAATAGGGTCCATTACTCTCCTTTTCCCTCATTAATATTACTGTTAACTATATCGATggtaagtatattttttaaaaagaaaaggaaaggaagaactTGAGATTGTTTTAGTATACAGAGTTCTGCTTTTGCAAGGCACTCCTGAGGGAAAAGAGAGCATGCATGCAACCTGGCTTTACTAAAAGGTCTTCAATGTCTATCATAAAGGAGACCCACATGAAATATGCCCTTTAATTATGATTACTTTCCTTTTTGCACTCTCTTCTCTGGGATTTGTTAGCGAGGGAGGAAAACATACGAGGGAGGATAAGGTGGCCATCACATTGTATCTATGCAATAGTGGATGAAATACTCCTACGACCATAGAGAATAATAATTTCCAATGCAAAAAACTTGTCTCATTTACAACATCAATGATGGCAATGATAATGATGAGAGTATGTCAATGGTTTTTGGCCATATATTTTGATTCTCAATAGCTTCATCATGGTTGTTGGTGAAAATGATGGCCTGATCTCTTCTTGATTATATATAGAATCATAACATAACTAGGGCTCTTAAAAATTTGTATTATCTACTAATCCAGAGTGCCAAGTTCTCTCAGTCAAGTCCAAACTGCTTCTATAATAACTCATATGCCCAATTCAATATGATTTCtatctgctttttttttttggacgcCCGACGTAATCCTGTTATCCTAGGTGCTGCTTGATTCCTCCGCCACTGTCCTCTTGCACATTTGTAAAGCTCCTTGTTGACTTTCTACCAAGGGCCAGAACACAGGTTGAAAAAAAAGCTACAGCCTTTTTTCCTGACTCTTGCCTTTGAGGAAGACCTGTCTCCAGCTTGCATGTATTTGTATCGTTTCAAACAACGATTTCTACCCAACTgttctgatttttctttcacAGTTATTGTCATCACTATCACCAACAGAATTGCTATTTTCACTTGATGTACTGCCTTGctttatgaaaattttattgcACACAAACTTTTTCCTCTTTGTGCAGATGACTGTCTAACTCTCACGAAATCATTGCCATATTTTGctagttttttcaaaatctttcctGAGAGAATTCCCATAACAGAGTACAAGGAATAGCCATTTTGCTATGAAAATATTGTCcaaattcatgaaattattcTTGAGAGATGGACTTCAAGTGGATTTTGCAATATCAAATCAGCAATGAAGAAAATATGACTGTCTTGACCAAAAGTTATCAGACCTTCTGGCcacttatatttttatacaattacCATAGTTAGTATTCCATGCACGCATCCACTTTGTTTGTCAAAGAAGGACACTCTCTAGTTGTTTCAGGTAAGTTCACTTGATTACCTTTctcttaatcattttttaatactaattcATCCCAAACTTTTGACTGGCTTTCCTTGGAGGATATCATCTTCGTAGAAATTCACTTGAATTCCAAAGCTTATGCTCAATTGAAAGCATTCCAAACCAACAACTGATTTTGAAAGTTGAGAAGACGAGTCAAAGTTGTTCTGTAAAAACCTTAAACTTACATATAAAAAACCACCAGTCCTTTTCGCAGTCCGTATCATATCTTCAATAGATGAAATTGATGAGGATTTGGCACCCGATCTCTCCCTTTTGATGCCAACTAGCAACAAAACAATTATAGAATGTCATCTTGTTTCTTTTCCAAACTGTAAATTGGTAATTCGTGAATCGTGGTAGTTCAACAAATTCTTTCTTTGATCCTTAACTAATGAAAATTTACATAAACGCTACTTAACTCGGGCCCTGAAATCACTTGACGTTATACCAAACAGCTTAAAATCGAGTCTCACTCATGATAGGAGTGATTATGGTTGAGGGAGGGCTGACCTTCACTGTGTGACTCCGACTGCACACTAAATAACGTccagataacaaaaaaaaaataaaaatagaaacattaTAAAGCATGGTCCACAAAAAATACCAAATGCAGGCTGTGTGATCAATAATCAAAGGTTATACCAATGACTGATTTCCCAGGAAggagaggagagggagagggagagggatcAGATTTAATAAACCTTGAAATCGACATTGGTTGGTGTCTGAAGTTTTAACCATCCAATATTTC
This region of Populus trichocarpa isolate Nisqually-1 chromosome 9, P.trichocarpa_v4.1, whole genome shotgun sequence genomic DNA includes:
- the LOC7490015 gene encoding uncharacterized protein LOC7490015; the encoded protein is MEMEIVMPVPPVDFNFDSTCSSPYMTAPSSPQRFGNLLFSAPTSPTRMSSFYRELNDITLSTNSSSTIPFDWEKKPGTPKSKNQSEDNNKNDGDLDDYNEDFEFDFSGQLERTSLSAEELFDGGKIKPLKPPPGYDSSVSSPRSPRSPRSRATKKKEFDPFQAAIEETCRGEVKLQINQQGQAPHQRGRGRSCGSGSSFSGSIRKGSRSLSPLRVSDITFHQEENSQNSNNISSTASTPKSSYTSSILSAISFTSKRYKKWKLKDLLLFRSASEGSRTTSCNDPLTKYSVLSKKEVAEDVKNSSFRSTDSIGSSRRRSGPISAHEVHYTVNRAVSEEMKRKTFLPYKQGLLGCLGFNRAASVHEISRGVRSLTRG